In the Trichocoleus desertorum ATA4-8-CV12 genome, one interval contains:
- a CDS encoding DUF393 domain-containing protein, translating to MPYTVIYDGKCNLCVTLVQLLESLDQGDRFQYIPMQDPESLQHWNVTPQDCELGMILIDAENPQQRWQGSDAAEEIGQLFPLGSVFVAAYRTLPGLKWSGDRIYEQVRDNRYTLFGQRTAVYHSVYPVCDDCLR from the coding sequence ATGCCCTACACCGTAATCTACGACGGCAAATGCAACCTCTGCGTCACCCTAGTCCAACTTCTAGAAAGCCTCGATCAAGGCGATCGCTTCCAGTACATCCCAATGCAAGACCCAGAAAGCTTGCAACACTGGAACGTCACCCCTCAAGACTGCGAACTAGGCATGATCTTAATTGACGCAGAAAACCCACAACAACGGTGGCAGGGGAGTGATGCCGCTGAAGAAATTGGTCAACTGTTTCCCCTGGGCAGTGTATTTGTCGCCGCTTATCGTACCCTCCCTGGCCTAAAATGGAGTGGCGATCGCATTTACGAACAAGTGCGTGACAACCGCTATACCCTCTTTGGTCAGCGTACAGCTGTTTACCATTCTGTCTATCCTGTTTGCGATGACTGTTTGCGATGA